Proteins from a single region of Butyrivibrio fibrisolvens:
- a CDS encoding resolvase codes for MAQKGCDMITTLEDALKRISELAEENAKLKEELEYYKSKKFAGRQKHDEHWMRSYNDFVVQYESGMTIMEIVGQGAISRRTAYRYKAYYEEMKKMQEKAEEIELQT; via the coding sequence TTGGCACAGAAAGGATGCGATATGATCACAACACTTGAAGATGCATTAAAAAGAATCTCAGAGCTTGCGGAAGAGAATGCAAAGCTCAAAGAAGAACTTGAATATTATAAGAGCAAAAAGTTCGCTGGCAGACAGAAGCATGATGAACATTGGATGCGGTCATATAACGACTTTGTGGTTCAATATGAAAGTGGAATGACAATAATGGAGATTGTTGGGCAAGGTGCAATCAGTCGTAGGACCGCTTACAGGTATAAGGCATATTATGAGGAAATGAAGAAGATGCAGGAAAAGGCAGAGGAAATTGAATTGCAAACTTGA
- a CDS encoding GNAT family N-acetyltransferase — protein MIKIETERLFLYPISDDEMQKKIDNENDPELKKAYSEMLQGRLDNPTDRVWYATWNMELKKQPQIIVGDLCFKGITEDGMVEIGYGLKEGYCGNGYMTEAVKAMTEWALSQNNVSRVEAETDPDNQPSKNILAKVGFVQTGEIGEEGPRFALEKKITVCGTEYGILKSGEPNTGQEHLNLRNI, from the coding sequence ATGATAAAAATAGAGACAGAAAGACTTTTCCTGTATCCAATTTCAGACGATGAGATGCAGAAAAAAATTGATAACGAGAATGATCCTGAACTGAAGAAGGCATATTCCGAAATGCTTCAAGGTCGCCTAGATAACCCTACAGACAGAGTGTGGTACGCAACTTGGAATATGGAACTTAAGAAACAGCCTCAAATCATCGTTGGAGACCTCTGCTTTAAAGGAATTACAGAGGATGGAATGGTGGAAATAGGTTATGGTCTCAAAGAAGGTTATTGCGGAAATGGTTATATGACAGAGGCAGTAAAGGCTATGACTGAATGGGCACTATCACAGAACAACGTATCACGAGTCGAAGCAGAGACCGATCCTGATAATCAGCCTTCTAAGAATATACTTGCTAAGGTGGGCTTTGTTCAAACTGGTGAAATAGGGGAGGAAGGACCTAGATTTGCATTAGAAAAAAAGATTACTGTATGCGGAACAGAATATGGAATTTTGAAAAGTGGGGAACCAAATACTGGTCAAGAACATCTGAATTTGAGGAATATCTGA
- a CDS encoding MATE family efflux transporter yields MREKSSIFGNGKFYKSALAIAVPIMLQQLIQSMVSLIDNFMVSGLGDISMSGVNVAGQILFVFMVFVNTICMSGGIFLTQFFGAKDKAGMQQAFMFKVLVSFAAMIPYLLVCIVYPREVLSLMVIGNTQADLILDEAVKYMRIMSMIGVPMTLSVCIASSLRDMGKVKIPLVVTIIATLANTVLNYLLIYGHLGLPALGVRGAALATVIARTIEFIIFAAIYIKTIPDFAIRFGREFRIDGQLFREVLKKGALMLFCEMTWVLSETITTAIYNGRGGADVVSGMASSFAIANLFFIAFGGIYSATSVIIGKTLGEGDLKKARAEKTWLLSGSFVFGIFMTFVGFATTLIVPVVFGKLSPSAIAISRNMVILMSFFMPVWVFINAQQAVARSGGDTKMGAYADAGITIVVMLPMLFILGRYTDIGPVQMYLCVKILDIIKMGIFHLWLKKERWLNNLTVAHSVTEPANAS; encoded by the coding sequence ATGAGGGAAAAGAGTTCTATATTTGGAAATGGAAAATTTTATAAAAGCGCTCTGGCGATAGCAGTACCCATAATGCTTCAGCAGCTCATACAGAGTATGGTATCGTTGATAGATAACTTTATGGTATCAGGACTTGGTGACATATCCATGTCCGGAGTAAATGTTGCAGGACAGATACTTTTTGTGTTCATGGTTTTTGTTAACACAATCTGTATGTCAGGTGGAATATTTTTAACCCAGTTCTTTGGGGCGAAGGATAAAGCAGGAATGCAGCAGGCTTTTATGTTCAAGGTTTTAGTCAGCTTTGCAGCTATGATCCCATATCTGCTTGTGTGCATTGTATATCCCAGAGAAGTACTGTCTCTTATGGTAATTGGGAACACACAGGCAGATCTTATTCTTGATGAAGCAGTAAAGTATATGAGGATCATGTCGATGATCGGAGTTCCCATGACACTGTCTGTGTGCATAGCAAGTTCCCTTAGAGATATGGGAAAAGTTAAGATACCGCTTGTTGTTACTATAATTGCTACACTGGCAAACACAGTACTAAACTACCTACTTATCTATGGCCACCTTGGACTTCCGGCACTCGGAGTGCGTGGCGCTGCACTTGCAACTGTCATAGCAAGGACAATTGAATTTATTATATTTGCAGCAATATATATTAAAACAATACCTGATTTTGCAATTCGCTTTGGCAGAGAATTTAGGATAGACGGACAGTTGTTTAGAGAAGTACTTAAAAAAGGTGCACTTATGCTGTTTTGTGAGATGACATGGGTTCTTTCTGAAACTATAACTACAGCGATATACAATGGAAGAGGCGGAGCAGATGTTGTATCAGGAATGGCATCAAGCTTTGCAATAGCAAATCTGTTCTTCATTGCATTTGGCGGAATCTATTCAGCAACCAGCGTAATTATCGGAAAGACACTGGGTGAGGGTGATCTTAAAAAAGCACGTGCTGAAAAGACATGGCTTTTATCTGGATCATTTGTATTTGGAATTTTTATGACTTTCGTGGGATTTGCTACTACACTGATCGTTCCTGTTGTATTTGGAAAGCTTAGCCCAAGTGCTATTGCTATTTCAAGGAACATGGTAATACTTATGTCCTTCTTTATGCCTGTATGGGTCTTCATTAACGCGCAGCAGGCTGTAGCAAGATCCGGCGGAGACACAAAGATGGGTGCCTATGCAGATGCAGGAATAACAATAGTAGTTATGCTTCCAATGTTGTTTATACTTGGTAGATATACTGATATTGGACCTGTACAGATGTACCTTTGCGTTAAAATTCTGGACATTATAAAGATGGGAATATTCCATCTATGGCTGAAAAAAGAGCGCTGGCTCAATAACCTGACAGTGGCTCATTCTGTCACGGAACCTGCCAATGCGTCTTAG
- the rlmD gene encoding 23S rRNA (uracil(1939)-C(5))-methyltransferase RlmD: MKDDKKARLYKKDDLLTVEITDIGNDGEGIGKIDGYTLFIKDAVIGDLVKAKIMKAKKNYAYAHLEEVITPSKDRVKPKCPIARQCGGCQIQNMSYESQLRFKQSKVRNNIVRLGGFDEKEIDSIMEPIIGMDDPFKYRNKAQFPVGKDKNGKIVTGFYAGHSHNIIPNTDCIIGVPDNKEILEIIIAHMEKNHIEPYDEVTGKGLVRHILIRKGFVSGQLMVCLVINYKNKNNTDNIYIKNQDELISKLSLIDGMTSISVSINTEKTNVIMGTEIHTIWGQDTIKDTLCGLEFNISPLSFYQVNPVQTEKLYGQAIEYAGLTGNETVWDLYCGIGTITLSMSKKAKQVYGVEIIPQAIDDANDNAARNSISNAKFYVGKAEEVLPDFYEKESEKDSSSNALHPDVIVVDPPRKGCDQMCLDTMLKMAPNRIVYVSCDSATLARDLRILCDGGYKLEHVRPCDMFPMSVHVETVCLLSKQ; encoded by the coding sequence ATGAAAGACGATAAAAAAGCCAGATTATATAAGAAAGATGATCTGCTTACAGTTGAAATTACAGATATAGGAAATGACGGAGAGGGTATAGGCAAGATTGATGGCTATACTCTCTTTATTAAAGATGCGGTAATCGGCGACCTTGTTAAAGCCAAGATAATGAAGGCTAAGAAAAACTATGCCTATGCCCATCTTGAAGAAGTAATAACACCTTCAAAAGACAGGGTTAAGCCTAAATGTCCTATCGCAAGACAGTGCGGCGGATGCCAGATCCAGAACATGTCTTATGAAAGTCAGCTGAGGTTCAAACAAAGCAAAGTCAGAAATAATATAGTAAGACTTGGCGGCTTTGATGAGAAGGAAATAGACTCTATCATGGAGCCTATCATAGGTATGGACGATCCCTTCAAATACAGAAACAAAGCCCAGTTCCCCGTTGGAAAGGATAAAAACGGCAAGATAGTAACAGGCTTTTATGCAGGACATTCTCACAACATAATCCCTAATACGGATTGCATCATTGGCGTACCTGATAATAAGGAAATCCTTGAGATCATAATAGCTCATATGGAAAAGAACCATATAGAGCCATATGATGAAGTAACAGGTAAGGGTCTTGTAAGACATATCCTTATAAGAAAAGGCTTTGTAAGCGGCCAGCTCATGGTATGCCTTGTTATTAATTATAAGAATAAAAATAATACTGATAATATATACATCAAAAATCAGGATGAGCTTATCTCAAAGCTGTCTCTTATAGATGGAATGACCAGCATATCTGTAAGTATAAATACAGAAAAAACCAATGTAATAATGGGAACTGAGATTCACACTATATGGGGACAGGATACCATCAAAGATACACTTTGCGGTCTTGAGTTTAATATTTCACCCCTGTCTTTCTATCAGGTTAATCCCGTGCAGACAGAAAAGCTCTATGGCCAGGCAATTGAATACGCTGGTCTTACAGGTAACGAAACAGTGTGGGATCTTTACTGCGGAATAGGAACCATCACTCTGTCCATGTCCAAAAAGGCTAAGCAGGTATACGGCGTAGAGATAATACCTCAGGCAATCGATGATGCTAATGACAATGCAGCAAGAAATAGTATTTCTAATGCAAAGTTTTATGTAGGAAAAGCGGAGGAAGTACTCCCTGATTTTTATGAAAAGGAATCTGAGAAAGATAGCTCTTCAAACGCACTTCATCCCGATGTTATCGTTGTTGATCCTCCAAGAAAAGGATGCGATCAGATGTGCCTTGATACCATGCTCAAGATGGCTCCAAATAGGATCGTCTACGTCAGCTGTGACAGTGCAACACTTGCTAGAGACTTAAGAATACTTTGCGACGGAGGCTATAAGCTTGAGCATGTACGCCCTTGCGATATGTTCCCGATGAGCGTTCATGTAGAGACCGTATGTCTTTTGTCTAAGCAATAA
- a CDS encoding HAMP domain-containing sensor histidine kinase, translated as MKRTIYLKFLIAYVLFAVFGFIAVGTVISNMTMEHCRRARAESLYSEAIQIANTYATDLYNSDTTISTVQSQLIDLSRYMQSTIWIINPSGRLVIDSSRVLDENAEVVVDGFDPTVTGSTYYTVGDFFGTFPEEELSVFAPITANFKVRAYVVIHTPMSAIKTEAYELLNISYVLLIILFLLSAIILIFFTELVYIPLRKVTTATEQYASGNMDYKFTLESDDEIGYLGAAVSYMAGEIARSEEDQRKFIANVSHDFRSPLTSIRGYLQAMIDGTIPPDMHEHYLQVVLNETDRLTKLTNGLLTLNNIGSGMMLEKGEFDINKVIRDTAATFEGTCRSKMIAIELVLTDEQMIVLADMGKIQQVLYNLMDNAIKFSHNDSVIKIETTEKKNKIFVSVKDSGIGIPKEDQKMVFERFYKSDLSRGKDKKGTGLGLSIVKEIIKAHGENINVISTVGVGTEFVFSLPKAKVMDEDLV; from the coding sequence ATGAAACGTACTATTTATCTTAAATTTCTAATTGCATATGTGCTGTTTGCTGTGTTCGGTTTTATAGCTGTTGGTACTGTTATATCCAATATGACCATGGAGCATTGCAGAAGAGCAAGGGCAGAGAGTCTTTATTCTGAGGCTATTCAGATAGCTAATACTTATGCTACTGACCTTTATAACAGTGATACTACGATCTCTACAGTTCAGTCACAGCTTATTGATCTGTCCAGATATATGCAGTCGACCATATGGATCATTAACCCGTCAGGAAGACTCGTTATTGATTCAAGCAGAGTCCTTGATGAAAATGCTGAGGTTGTTGTTGATGGATTTGATCCCACTGTTACAGGCAGTACTTACTATACTGTAGGTGATTTCTTTGGAACCTTTCCGGAAGAAGAGTTGTCGGTATTTGCTCCTATTACAGCCAATTTCAAGGTAAGAGCATATGTAGTAATACATACACCAATGAGCGCTATCAAGACAGAAGCTTATGAGCTTTTAAATATCTCTTATGTGCTTCTTATAATACTCTTCCTTCTTTCTGCTATTATTCTTATCTTTTTTACAGAACTGGTATACATACCTCTCAGGAAGGTTACGACAGCTACAGAACAGTATGCTTCAGGCAACATGGATTATAAGTTTACACTGGAATCCGATGATGAGATAGGTTACCTGGGTGCTGCAGTATCCTACATGGCAGGTGAGATAGCAAGATCGGAAGAAGACCAGCGCAAATTCATAGCTAACGTATCACACGATTTCAGGTCACCTCTTACATCCATAAGAGGATATCTGCAGGCTATGATAGACGGAACTATTCCTCCTGATATGCATGAGCATTATCTTCAGGTAGTTCTTAATGAAACAGACAGACTTACAAAGCTTACTAATGGACTTCTGACCCTTAACAACATCGGAAGCGGAATGATGCTTGAAAAGGGTGAGTTTGATATTAACAAGGTCATCAGAGATACAGCTGCAACCTTCGAAGGAACCTGCAGATCCAAGATGATCGCGATAGAACTTGTTCTTACAGATGAACAGATGATAGTACTTGCCGATATGGGCAAGATCCAGCAGGTTCTTTATAACCTTATGGACAATGCCATCAAGTTCAGTCATAACGATTCTGTCATCAAGATTGAAACTACAGAGAAGAAAAATAAGATATTCGTATCCGTCAAGGATTCCGGAATCGGAATTCCAAAGGAAGATCAGAAGATGGTATTCGAGCGCTTCTATAAGTCTGACCTTTCAAGAGGAAAAGATAAGAAGGGAACAGGCCTTGGCCTTTCGATCGTCAAAGAAATCATCAAGGCTCACGGCGAGAATATCAATGTCATCAGTACTGTAGGAGTAGGAACAGAATTTGTTTTCTCTTTGCCTAAGGCTAAAGTCATGGATGAGGATTTAGTGTAA
- a CDS encoding response regulator transcription factor — MVNKQKILIVDDDSNIAELISLYLVKECYDTQIAGDGETALEMFKSFQPDLILLDLMLPGIDGYAVCREIRAKSQTPIIMLSAKGEVFDKVLGLEMGADDYMEKPFDSKELVARVKAVLRRTRMAPAEKEETDDKVVSYPDLEINMTNYSVTYKGQRVEMPPKELELLYFLAASPNHVFTREQLLDQIWGYEYIGDTRTVDVHIKRLREKIKDHEKWKIATIWGIGYKFESV, encoded by the coding sequence ATGGTTAATAAACAGAAAATACTGATCGTTGATGACGACAGCAATATCGCAGAACTCATATCACTTTATCTTGTTAAAGAGTGTTATGATACTCAGATCGCGGGGGATGGAGAGACTGCTCTTGAAATGTTCAAAAGCTTTCAGCCAGATCTGATACTTCTTGATCTCATGCTTCCGGGCATAGATGGTTATGCTGTTTGCAGAGAGATAAGAGCAAAGTCACAGACTCCTATCATCATGTTATCTGCAAAGGGTGAAGTATTCGACAAGGTACTCGGTCTTGAAATGGGCGCTGATGATTATATGGAGAAGCCTTTTGATTCCAAGGAACTTGTTGCAAGAGTAAAGGCTGTTCTTAGAAGAACAAGAATGGCTCCTGCCGAAAAAGAAGAAACAGATGATAAGGTAGTAAGCTATCCTGATCTTGAGATCAACATGACTAACTACTCTGTAACATACAAGGGACAGCGTGTTGAGATGCCGCCCAAGGAACTGGAACTTTTGTACTTCCTTGCAGCATCACCCAACCATGTATTTACACGTGAGCAGCTCCTGGATCAGATCTGGGGATACGAATACATCGGTGATACACGTACCGTTGACGTACATATAAAGCGCCTTCGTGAGAAGATCAAAGACCATGAAAAGTGGAAGATAGCAACTATCTGGGGAATTGGATACAAATTTGAGAGTGTGTAA